In Pseudomonadota bacterium, one genomic interval encodes:
- a CDS encoding outer membrane beta-barrel protein: MNIKRKKNTKGFDITKKSCTLFFLAIVIFAFTIPVYAAAPEGMMDPDSIPGNIKLGALKIHPYVYVDQTWTDNVFQRNNMWGPTVYNGKGYTSSGNRSDTVNTVTPGIRLFLPFGTHLFHLNYNAALKTYNVFDQFNNQDQLLHAAVGFNFGSGLNVLLRNDFIKAANPPRAIYLMTDDYTLNTTGIEASYKLADRYKVKAFYEYETKGYSPSQTSAQWDDYKQNKPGVALYYRFLPLTSALLEFSYQQRDYSRPSYVTTNVNSEVYNLWTGLAWEPAARIKGTFKIGYTEARFKGGSVPNWNGIGFMGNVNYAFTERTTVIFNAFRGPIATSYTAFNSAYGDYYVSTSASLAVNHQLPSNFVAKANISYTNNSYAQYGTYVANRTNGQSIVKQSVNIPAFGLGLDYVIRKGMSLGIHYDYSLYDSNIDIEGWKENRIGLLLSIVL; encoded by the coding sequence ATGAATATAAAAAGAAAAAAAAATACGAAGGGATTTGATATCACGAAGAAAAGCTGCACTTTATTTTTCCTTGCGATTGTAATCTTCGCCTTTACAATTCCTGTGTATGCTGCAGCCCCGGAAGGCATGATGGACCCTGATTCCATCCCCGGCAATATTAAGCTCGGGGCGCTGAAGATCCACCCCTATGTCTACGTCGATCAGACATGGACCGATAACGTGTTTCAGAGGAACAACATGTGGGGACCCACAGTCTATAACGGCAAAGGGTATACATCAAGCGGAAACAGAAGCGATACCGTTAACACGGTAACCCCGGGAATCAGGCTCTTTCTTCCCTTCGGGACACACCTGTTCCATCTGAATTATAATGCAGCCCTTAAAACTTACAACGTTTTTGACCAGTTTAACAACCAGGATCAGTTGCTACATGCAGCCGTCGGTTTTAATTTTGGCAGCGGATTGAATGTTCTCCTCAGGAATGATTTCATCAAGGCAGCAAACCCTCCCCGTGCTATCTACCTCATGACGGATGACTATACCCTGAATACCACTGGCATCGAGGCTTCATACAAGTTAGCCGACCGGTATAAGGTCAAAGCCTTCTATGAATACGAGACGAAAGGCTACAGCCCGAGTCAGACGAGTGCCCAGTGGGATGATTACAAACAGAACAAACCCGGTGTGGCACTGTATTATCGCTTCCTCCCCCTCACCTCTGCCCTTCTGGAGTTCAGCTACCAGCAAAGGGACTATTCACGACCCAGCTATGTAACCACCAATGTCAATTCAGAGGTTTACAATCTATGGACAGGTCTTGCATGGGAACCTGCAGCAAGGATCAAGGGAACCTTCAAAATCGGCTATACTGAGGCCAGATTTAAAGGAGGTTCTGTGCCAAACTGGAATGGTATAGGGTTTATGGGCAACGTAAATTATGCTTTTACAGAGCGGACGACTGTTATCTTCAACGCATTCAGAGGACCGATAGCCACATCTTACACCGCATTCAATTCAGCTTACGGCGACTATTATGTTTCAACAAGCGCAAGCCTTGCCGTTAACCACCAGTTACCTTCAAACTTTGTTGCAAAGGCAAACATTTCCTATACAAACAATAGCTACGCTCAATATGGCACTTATGTTGCTAACCGTACAAATGGTCAAAGCATAGTAAAGCAGAGTGTAAACATCCCTGCTTTCGGCCTGGGCCTTGACTATGTCATCCGAAAAGGCATGAGTCTCGGGATTCATTATGACTATAGCCTATACGACAGCAATATCGATATTGAAGGATGGAAGGAAAACAGAATCGGTCTGTTGTTATCAATTGTGCTTTAA